Proteins co-encoded in one Arthrobacter alpinus genomic window:
- a CDS encoding DUF349 domain-containing protein: MTHSQESDETLASTTELPVTENATVESTTAATPAPAPAAVPAPSPSPAAFAARPKAPAAPAVSAPVPAPAAPAVNLAEAAKFGRAEEDGHVFLLLDGEEFPVGQYPGATQDEALSYFVRKFDDILAQVVLLEQRVEAKAPTTDMNKTVTHLREQLGERTSVGDVNAALARLVTLEENIKALAAQERSAHDSARAVELAAREAIVAEAETISAEDPATIQWKISSARMNELFEQWKNAQKSGMRLGRATEEGLWKRFRSARTVFDRHRRAYFSQLDSTNATAKSTKEALIAAAEELATSTDWGFAAGEYRRLMDQWKSSPRASRKDDDALWARFRGAQDKFFAARQATNNALDEEFGANLVVKEALITEAQALLPIKDLNAAKKALQSIRDRWEEAGKVPRNDMARVEAGLRKVEEAVRSAEDDNWRRSDPEAKARTSSALSQLEATIAGLKDDLAAAQKAGDARKVAKATEALAARELWLEQIQKAAADFS; this comes from the coding sequence GTGACACACAGTCAAGAATCCGACGAAACACTTGCCTCAACAACAGAGCTTCCCGTAACGGAAAATGCCACTGTAGAAAGCACGACGGCGGCAACTCCCGCCCCTGCTCCGGCAGCCGTTCCGGCTCCCTCACCTTCCCCGGCCGCATTTGCCGCGCGCCCCAAGGCACCGGCTGCGCCAGCAGTTTCAGCCCCCGTGCCCGCCCCGGCAGCTCCCGCCGTCAACTTGGCCGAAGCCGCCAAGTTTGGCCGCGCCGAAGAAGACGGCCACGTCTTCTTGCTCTTGGACGGAGAAGAGTTCCCTGTTGGCCAGTACCCCGGCGCCACGCAGGACGAGGCCCTGAGCTACTTTGTGCGCAAGTTTGATGACATCCTGGCCCAGGTTGTTCTGCTCGAGCAGCGTGTTGAGGCCAAGGCCCCCACCACGGATATGAACAAAACCGTGACCCACCTGCGCGAGCAGTTGGGAGAGCGCACCTCCGTGGGCGACGTCAACGCAGCTCTTGCTCGTTTAGTCACCCTTGAAGAGAACATCAAGGCACTGGCTGCGCAGGAGCGCTCGGCACACGACTCGGCTCGCGCCGTCGAACTTGCCGCCCGTGAAGCGATTGTGGCCGAGGCCGAGACCATTTCTGCCGAGGATCCCGCCACCATTCAGTGGAAGATCAGCAGCGCACGCATGAACGAGCTGTTCGAGCAGTGGAAGAACGCCCAGAAGTCGGGAATGCGTCTGGGCCGTGCCACGGAAGAAGGCCTGTGGAAGCGTTTCCGCAGCGCCCGGACAGTCTTTGACCGCCACCGCCGCGCGTACTTCTCACAGCTGGACAGCACCAACGCGACAGCCAAGAGCACCAAAGAAGCGTTGATCGCCGCTGCTGAGGAACTGGCCACCTCCACCGACTGGGGCTTTGCTGCAGGCGAGTACCGCCGCCTCATGGACCAGTGGAAGAGCTCCCCGCGGGCCAGCCGCAAGGACGACGACGCACTCTGGGCACGCTTCCGCGGTGCGCAGGATAAGTTCTTTGCCGCCCGCCAGGCCACCAACAACGCCTTGGATGAGGAGTTCGGTGCCAACTTGGTCGTCAAGGAAGCGCTGATCACCGAAGCTCAGGCACTGCTGCCGATCAAGGACCTCAACGCCGCCAAGAAGGCGCTGCAGTCCATCCGTGACCGCTGGGAAGAAGCCGGCAAGGTGCCGCGCAATGACATGGCGCGTGTTGAGGCTGGCCTGCGCAAGGTTGAAGAAGCTGTCCGCTCCGCTGAGGACGACAACTGGCGCCGCAGCGATCCCGAAGCCAAGGCTCGCACCAGCAGCGCGCTGAGCCAGCTCGAAGCCACCATTGCAGGGCTGAAGGACGATCTGGCTGCCGCGCAGAAGGCCGGGGATGCCCGCAAGGTCGCCAAGGCCACCGAGGCGTTGGCCGCCCGTGAGCTGTGGCTGGAGCAAATCCAGAAGGCCGCTGCGGATTTCTCCTGA
- a CDS encoding peptidylprolyl isomerase, with protein sequence MVNSNKSTRETKARVARMEANQAFQREQVLRRKRDNLIAFIAIGVAVVLAIVLALTVFTPQTDDVVADPGASANSSAPAASATEAPTAAATEAAPAQTNSPTVPKADTATGKTFTGTLTLNGKPLGVELDGTKAPQAAAVFKSLADSGFMKGKSCHRLTNSPNFGLIQCGSLKGDGAGDPSYQWGPVENTPADGVYPAGTIAVARANTTYSNGTQFFITYEDTNLPQTDGGYTIVGKVTSGLDVVTAIAKDGITGGASDGAPNTKVTIDSFKLN encoded by the coding sequence TTGGTCAACAGCAACAAGTCCACCCGCGAAACCAAGGCCCGTGTGGCGCGCATGGAGGCCAACCAGGCTTTCCAACGGGAACAGGTCCTGCGGCGTAAGCGTGACAACCTCATCGCCTTCATCGCGATCGGCGTCGCCGTGGTCCTGGCCATTGTGCTGGCCTTGACGGTGTTCACTCCTCAGACGGACGACGTCGTAGCTGACCCGGGTGCCTCCGCGAACAGTTCCGCTCCTGCTGCTAGCGCAACGGAAGCGCCAACGGCTGCGGCCACCGAGGCTGCCCCGGCACAGACCAACAGCCCCACGGTTCCCAAGGCAGACACCGCCACAGGCAAAACATTCACCGGCACCTTGACGCTCAATGGCAAGCCGCTAGGTGTGGAGCTTGACGGTACCAAGGCTCCGCAGGCCGCCGCCGTGTTCAAGTCTCTGGCCGACTCCGGCTTCATGAAGGGCAAAAGCTGCCACCGCCTCACCAACTCGCCCAACTTCGGCCTGATCCAGTGCGGCTCGCTTAAGGGCGACGGCGCAGGCGATCCCAGCTACCAGTGGGGTCCGGTAGAAAACACCCCGGCGGACGGCGTGTACCCGGCCGGAACCATCGCTGTAGCGCGCGCTAACACCACCTACAGCAACGGCACCCAGTTCTTCATTACCTATGAAGACACCAACTTGCCTCAGACCGACGGTGGCTACACGATCGTCGGAAAGGTCACCAGCGGCCTTGACGTTGTCACCGCCATTGCTAAGGACGGGATCACCGGAGGAGCATCTGACGGTGCACCCAACACCAAGGTGACGATAGACTCGTTCAAGCTCAACTAG
- the hisS gene encoding histidine--tRNA ligase has translation MARNASLSGFPEWLPEERLVEAHVLDTLRRTFELHGFSSIETRAVETVGHLLRKGEIDKEVYGLSRLQDDDGNTAVASKDDPNALALHFDLTVPFARYVVENAGYLSFPFRRYQIQKVWRGERPQEGRAREFTQADIDVVADGVLPFRYDVELALVIAEALSALPIPAFKLRINNRKLAEGFYRGIGLTDTAGVLRSIDKLEKIGAERVAELLKNELGATDEQAAKALALASIRTEDTSFVAAVRALGVTDELMEEGLNELEQVISAAVKSAPGSVVADLSIARGLDYYTGTVYETVLVGHEQLGSICSGGRYDALASKGNRKFPGVGLSIGVTRLVARILSQEFAKASRSVPTAVLVTLVDEDSWGDAQDVATALRARGISTEVAAKADKFGKQIKYADKRGIPYVWFTDESGAHQVKDIRSGDQVEADPATWMPPAIDLTPQIIVA, from the coding sequence ATGGCACGCAACGCCTCCTTGTCCGGTTTTCCCGAGTGGCTTCCCGAGGAGCGCCTGGTGGAGGCGCATGTGCTGGACACTTTGCGCCGCACCTTCGAGCTGCACGGATTCAGCTCCATTGAAACGCGGGCTGTAGAAACCGTTGGCCATCTTCTGCGCAAGGGGGAGATCGACAAGGAAGTGTACGGGCTCTCCCGGCTGCAGGACGACGACGGAAACACCGCCGTGGCCTCCAAGGACGATCCCAACGCGCTGGCCCTGCACTTCGATCTGACGGTGCCCTTTGCCCGCTACGTTGTGGAAAACGCCGGCTACCTGTCCTTCCCGTTCCGCCGGTACCAGATCCAGAAGGTGTGGCGCGGCGAGCGTCCCCAGGAGGGCCGCGCCCGCGAATTCACGCAGGCGGACATTGATGTAGTGGCCGACGGCGTCCTGCCCTTCCGCTATGACGTGGAACTTGCGCTGGTCATCGCCGAGGCGCTCTCGGCCCTGCCGATCCCCGCCTTCAAGCTGCGCATCAACAACCGCAAGCTGGCCGAGGGTTTCTACCGCGGCATCGGCCTGACCGATACCGCTGGTGTGCTGCGCAGCATCGACAAGCTGGAGAAGATTGGCGCGGAACGGGTTGCCGAACTGCTCAAGAATGAGCTCGGTGCTACCGATGAGCAGGCTGCCAAGGCTCTGGCTCTGGCCTCCATCCGCACGGAAGACACTTCCTTCGTGGCTGCTGTGCGCGCACTGGGCGTCACCGACGAGCTCATGGAAGAGGGCCTGAACGAGCTCGAGCAGGTCATTTCTGCGGCCGTCAAGAGTGCACCCGGCTCCGTTGTGGCAGATCTCTCCATTGCCCGTGGTTTGGATTACTACACGGGCACTGTTTACGAGACTGTGCTGGTGGGCCATGAGCAGTTGGGTTCCATCTGCTCCGGCGGTCGCTACGACGCCTTGGCCTCCAAGGGCAACCGCAAGTTCCCCGGTGTTGGGCTGTCCATTGGCGTCACCCGCCTCGTGGCACGGATCCTCAGCCAGGAATTCGCCAAGGCCTCACGCTCCGTCCCCACGGCCGTGCTGGTGACCTTGGTTGATGAGGACAGCTGGGGAGATGCCCAGGATGTGGCAACTGCCCTGCGCGCCCGCGGAATCTCCACGGAAGTTGCCGCCAAGGCGGATAAGTTCGGCAAGCAGATCAAGTACGCGGACAAGCGCGGCATTCCCTATGTCTGGTTCACCGACGAGTCCGGTGCGCACCAGGTCAAGGACATTCGCTCCGGCGACCAGGTCGAAGCGGACCCCGCCACGTGGATGCCGCCCGCCATCGACCTGACCCCGCAGATCATCGTGGCGTAA
- the aspS gene encoding aspartate--tRNA ligase gives MLRTHDLGSLRAEHIGQTVTLSGWVARRRDHGGVAFLDLRDASGVAQIVVREEEIFHALRNEFVLQITGTVSRRPEGNENAALATGEIEVMADEVIVLNEAAPLPFQVDDHVEVGEEARLKHRYLDLRRPGMQRNMRLRSEANRVARNLLHDQGYIEIETPTLTRSTPEGARDFVVPARLAPGSWYALPQSPQLFKQLLQVGGFEKYYQIARCYRDEDFRADRQPEFTQLDIEASFVDQDDIIALGEKVVAELWKLIDVEIPMPIQRMTYRDAMARFGSDKPDLRFGLELSDLTEFFKDTDFGVFKAPYVGAVVMPGGASQPRRQLDAWQEWAKQRGAKGLAYVLIKEEGELTGPVAKNLTDTERAGLAEAVGAKTGDAIFFAAGEVAPSRALLGAARVEIGHRTGLINPKDWAFVWVVDAPMFEPTSVAVGSGDVALGHSAWTAVHHAFTSPKPEFMDTFDTDPGEALAYAYDIVCNGNEIGGGSIRIHRRDVQERVFGVMGISEAEADEKFGFLLDGFKFGAPPHGGIAIGWDRAVSLLAGVDSIRDVIAFPKSGGGYDPMTEAPAPITAQQRKEAGVDFKPEAKKADPEAKGDTDAK, from the coding sequence GTGCTGCGCACACATGACCTAGGCTCCTTGCGGGCTGAACATATTGGCCAAACCGTCACGCTTTCGGGCTGGGTTGCCCGTCGCCGTGATCACGGCGGAGTGGCTTTCTTGGACCTGCGTGACGCATCCGGTGTGGCACAGATTGTGGTGCGTGAGGAAGAAATCTTCCACGCATTGCGTAACGAATTTGTTTTGCAGATCACCGGAACGGTCTCTCGCCGCCCGGAAGGCAACGAAAACGCGGCTCTCGCCACAGGTGAGATCGAAGTCATGGCCGATGAGGTTATCGTCCTGAACGAAGCGGCCCCGTTGCCGTTCCAGGTGGATGACCATGTTGAGGTGGGTGAGGAAGCACGCCTGAAGCACCGCTACCTGGACCTGCGCCGCCCGGGCATGCAGCGCAACATGCGCCTGCGCTCCGAAGCCAACCGTGTTGCCCGCAACTTGCTGCACGATCAGGGTTACATCGAGATTGAAACCCCCACACTGACCCGCTCCACCCCTGAGGGTGCCCGCGACTTCGTGGTGCCGGCACGTCTGGCTCCCGGTTCCTGGTACGCACTGCCGCAGTCCCCGCAGTTGTTCAAGCAACTCCTGCAGGTGGGTGGCTTCGAGAAGTACTACCAGATAGCCCGCTGCTACCGCGACGAAGATTTCCGTGCGGACCGCCAGCCCGAGTTCACCCAGCTCGACATCGAAGCCAGCTTCGTTGACCAGGATGACATCATCGCCTTGGGCGAAAAGGTTGTCGCCGAGTTGTGGAAGCTGATCGACGTTGAGATCCCGATGCCGATCCAGCGCATGACGTACCGCGACGCCATGGCCCGCTTCGGCTCCGACAAGCCGGATCTGCGCTTCGGCCTGGAACTGAGCGACCTGACCGAATTCTTCAAGGACACCGACTTCGGCGTCTTCAAGGCTCCCTACGTGGGCGCCGTTGTCATGCCCGGCGGAGCCTCCCAGCCTCGCCGCCAGCTGGACGCTTGGCAGGAATGGGCCAAGCAGCGCGGCGCCAAGGGCCTGGCCTATGTCCTGATCAAGGAAGAGGGCGAGCTCACCGGCCCGGTTGCCAAGAACTTGACCGACACCGAGCGTGCCGGCCTGGCCGAAGCTGTTGGCGCCAAGACCGGCGACGCCATCTTCTTCGCCGCCGGCGAGGTTGCCCCTTCCCGTGCACTGCTGGGTGCCGCTCGTGTTGAGATCGGTCACCGCACCGGCCTGATCAACCCGAAGGATTGGGCGTTCGTGTGGGTTGTTGACGCTCCCATGTTCGAGCCCACCAGCGTTGCCGTTGGCTCCGGCGATGTGGCCCTGGGACACAGCGCCTGGACGGCCGTGCACCACGCGTTCACCTCACCCAAGCCTGAGTTCATGGACACCTTCGACACCGATCCGGGCGAGGCCTTGGCTTACGCCTACGACATTGTCTGCAACGGTAACGAAATTGGCGGCGGTTCCATCCGTATCCACCGCCGCGATGTGCAGGAGCGCGTCTTCGGTGTCATGGGCATCTCCGAGGCCGAGGCCGACGAGAAGTTCGGCTTCTTGCTGGACGGCTTCAAGTTCGGCGCCCCGCCGCATGGTGGCATCGCCATTGGCTGGGACCGTGCCGTGTCATTGCTGGCCGGTGTTGACTCCATCCGCGACGTCATTGCGTTCCCGAAGTCCGGCGGCGGTTACGATCCCATGACTGAGGCTCCGGCCCCGATCACGGCACAGCAGCGCAAGGAAGCCGGCGTTGACTTCAAGCCGGAGGCCAAGAAAGCTGACCCCGAAGCCAAGGGCGACACCGACGCCAAGTAG
- a CDS encoding RraA family protein has product MNDSTHFISPTAIAEHVSRSQVLSPDIRPLWDGARLSGPAYTVRCAPGDNLMLHAAIHRAPAGSVLVVDGGDASHAIAGGNVCAVAHRRGIAGLIVDGAIRDVQEIRDLGFPVFARAVVPKPGLKAIVLPLQQPVNCGGVLVHAGDFLVADEEGIVAVPAKILESVLKAVSDKAQAEQAQTLDEWEAEHDEKITSILRAAGVDW; this is encoded by the coding sequence ATGAACGATTCAACGCACTTCATTTCTCCCACAGCCATCGCCGAACACGTCAGCCGATCACAGGTCCTGTCCCCTGACATTCGCCCCCTGTGGGATGGCGCTCGGCTGAGCGGGCCAGCCTATACGGTCCGGTGCGCCCCCGGCGATAATCTGATGCTCCATGCGGCGATCCACCGGGCCCCGGCCGGGTCGGTGCTCGTGGTCGATGGCGGTGATGCTTCCCACGCGATCGCAGGAGGCAACGTCTGTGCTGTGGCGCACCGGCGCGGGATCGCCGGCTTGATAGTTGACGGCGCCATCCGTGACGTGCAGGAAATCCGTGATCTGGGATTTCCGGTCTTTGCCCGTGCCGTAGTGCCTAAACCTGGCCTGAAAGCCATAGTCCTGCCGTTGCAGCAACCCGTAAACTGCGGCGGAGTCCTGGTGCATGCTGGCGACTTCCTCGTAGCGGATGAGGAAGGGATCGTTGCCGTGCCGGCGAAAATCCTCGAATCAGTGCTTAAGGCCGTCTCTGACAAGGCTCAGGCAGAACAAGCCCAAACACTTGATGAATGGGAAGCGGAACACGATGAGAAGATCACCTCGATCCTCCGAGCAGCCGGAGTGGATTGGTAG
- a CDS encoding GNAT family N-acetyltransferase, with amino-acid sequence MTIAAAGHLDHLEQLMNAAWPAPDAEDLDGWHLRSAGGVTQRANSVWPVSAPSDSAAALRSTTRWYADRRQPVIFQLSHRAENAGLEALLDQQSYSKQSQTLIMTATAGPTAARASAVEATNPLPAKSTITMSDAPTQDWLELWWSVDGRGGPQEMAIAHSILIAAPALYATAHDDQGVAVGTGRLAMPNVAGSEGWGGVYSMAVHPQARRRGIATEILGALTTAGADRGLHSYWLMVTAANSGAQELYARAGFTEQGRYHYRQAPLRRALGAC; translated from the coding sequence ATGACAATTGCGGCAGCCGGACACCTTGACCATTTGGAGCAGCTCATGAACGCTGCGTGGCCGGCCCCGGATGCAGAAGACCTGGACGGTTGGCACCTGCGCTCTGCCGGCGGTGTCACTCAACGAGCCAACTCGGTGTGGCCCGTGTCAGCGCCCAGCGATAGTGCAGCTGCGCTGCGGTCCACGACGCGTTGGTACGCCGACCGCCGCCAACCGGTGATTTTTCAGCTGAGCCACCGTGCTGAAAATGCGGGTCTGGAAGCGTTGCTCGATCAGCAGTCCTATAGCAAGCAGTCGCAGACACTCATCATGACCGCCACGGCAGGACCCACGGCTGCACGCGCCTCAGCAGTCGAGGCCACAAATCCGCTACCGGCAAAGAGCACCATCACCATGAGCGATGCCCCCACGCAGGACTGGTTGGAACTGTGGTGGAGCGTTGACGGCCGCGGCGGACCGCAGGAAATGGCTATAGCGCACAGCATTCTTATCGCCGCACCGGCGCTGTATGCCACGGCCCATGATGATCAGGGTGTTGCTGTCGGCACAGGTCGCCTCGCCATGCCGAACGTAGCAGGCTCCGAAGGTTGGGGTGGGGTGTACTCCATGGCCGTCCATCCCCAAGCTCGCCGCCGCGGCATCGCCACGGAAATTCTGGGTGCCCTGACAACGGCCGGTGCGGACAGGGGCTTGCACAGCTACTGGCTCATGGTGACAGCTGCCAACTCAGGTGCCCAGGAGCTTTACGCTCGTGCCGGATTCACCGAACAGGGCCGCTACCACTACCGCCAAGCGCCGCTGCGCCGAGCCTTGGGAGCCTGCTGA
- a CDS encoding acVLRF1 family peptidyl-tRNA hydrolase: protein MNSAQRTAHVHADRLSGWVDRFAASHRGLASTTDTDDGVLLAMRDGATALLCAPWPDDGRPGRGAGSLERLVSLAAQERRLALVLVRRGGYAVGIAVGGKLVAHKVGTAGSRSRGADSGAAMVQRAAAEAAKVFSGQSFEYLATGGDKPLVESVLATPTLRDVAQRSRLAPLAVADPNMAVLTKAAGDFCAVRITITDPAGS, encoded by the coding sequence GTGAACTCAGCCCAACGCACTGCCCATGTCCACGCCGACCGCTTGAGCGGGTGGGTGGATCGCTTCGCCGCTTCCCACCGGGGATTGGCGTCCACCACAGACACGGACGACGGCGTGCTGCTGGCCATGCGCGACGGCGCCACCGCACTGCTCTGCGCACCGTGGCCCGACGATGGCAGGCCCGGCCGAGGCGCCGGGAGCCTGGAACGTCTGGTCTCACTCGCGGCTCAGGAACGCCGCTTGGCTCTTGTGCTGGTGCGGCGCGGCGGCTACGCGGTGGGTATTGCCGTGGGCGGGAAACTGGTGGCACACAAGGTTGGTACGGCGGGCTCGCGTTCTCGCGGCGCCGATTCTGGGGCGGCCATGGTGCAGCGTGCGGCTGCCGAGGCCGCGAAGGTTTTTTCGGGCCAGAGCTTTGAATATTTGGCCACGGGCGGGGACAAGCCTTTGGTTGAATCGGTCCTGGCGACGCCTACGCTCCGGGATGTTGCTCAACGCTCGCGGTTGGCCCCGCTGGCCGTGGCGGACCCCAACATGGCCGTACTGACCAAGGCCGCCGGCGATTTTTGCGCCGTCCGGATCACCATCACCGATCCCGCGGGGAGCTGA
- a CDS encoding replication-associated recombination protein A, which produces MSDLFSALRGDDDADDDGTLALGGGSFGGGSAEPASRPRSPLAVRMRPRSLDEVVGQQHLLGPGSPLQMLAAGGSAGGAAGPASVMLWGPPGTGKTTLAHVIARGPGRKFVELSAITAGVKDVRRVMDQALNDRDLHGRTTVLFLDEIHRFNKAQQDALLPGVENRWVVLIAATTENPSFSVVAPLLSRSILLTLQPLTNADIQDLLERAVEDPRGLDKLVTVTDDALDHLVRLAAGDARRGLTTLEAAAGVALSELATDAGDEPVVIDLAIAERAIDAAAVRYDRAGDQHYDIISAFIKSVRGSDVDAALHYLARMLEAGEDPRFISRRIMISAAEDVGMADPTALQTAVAAAQAVALIGMPEARIILAEAVVHVATAPKSNASYNGINAAIADVRAGKGTMVPAPLRDAHYAGSAGLGHGKGYIYAHDAPHSIATQQYPPDDLVGKNYYTPTANGHERDLGPRLTRLREIIRGSSSSTPPKKS; this is translated from the coding sequence GTGAGTGACCTCTTTAGTGCCCTTCGCGGGGACGATGACGCGGACGACGACGGCACCCTCGCCTTGGGCGGCGGGTCCTTTGGCGGCGGCAGTGCCGAGCCGGCGTCGCGCCCACGCAGCCCTCTAGCCGTGCGCATGCGGCCCCGCAGCCTCGATGAAGTGGTGGGCCAACAGCACCTGCTGGGTCCTGGCTCGCCGTTGCAAATGTTGGCCGCCGGCGGCAGCGCCGGGGGAGCGGCAGGGCCTGCCTCCGTCATGTTGTGGGGCCCTCCGGGAACAGGGAAAACCACGCTAGCCCATGTCATTGCCCGTGGTCCGGGGCGGAAGTTTGTTGAACTCTCCGCCATCACCGCTGGGGTCAAGGACGTGCGCCGGGTCATGGATCAGGCGCTGAATGACAGGGATCTGCACGGGCGCACCACCGTGTTGTTCCTCGATGAGATCCACCGCTTCAACAAGGCACAGCAAGATGCGTTGCTGCCGGGCGTGGAGAACCGCTGGGTGGTGCTGATCGCTGCCACCACGGAGAACCCGTCCTTCTCCGTGGTGGCGCCGCTGCTCTCCCGCTCCATCTTGCTCACGCTCCAGCCACTGACCAACGCCGATATCCAGGACCTGCTGGAACGGGCCGTGGAAGATCCGCGAGGGCTGGACAAGCTCGTGACCGTGACCGATGACGCCCTGGACCATCTGGTTCGGCTGGCCGCTGGCGACGCCCGCCGCGGCCTGACCACCCTCGAGGCTGCTGCTGGCGTGGCGTTGTCGGAGCTGGCAACGGATGCCGGGGATGAACCCGTGGTGATTGATTTGGCCATAGCCGAACGCGCCATAGACGCGGCCGCCGTGCGCTATGACAGGGCGGGTGATCAGCACTATGACATCATCAGTGCCTTTATTAAATCCGTACGCGGCTCAGACGTTGACGCCGCTTTGCATTACCTTGCCCGGATGCTGGAGGCGGGGGAGGACCCTCGCTTCATCAGCCGCCGCATCATGATTTCTGCTGCCGAGGACGTGGGAATGGCCGATCCCACAGCTTTGCAAACTGCTGTGGCTGCCGCCCAGGCTGTGGCGTTGATCGGCATGCCGGAGGCCCGGATCATCCTGGCCGAGGCCGTGGTGCATGTGGCCACGGCGCCAAAGTCCAATGCCTCCTACAACGGCATTAACGCAGCTATCGCCGATGTGCGAGCCGGCAAGGGCACCATGGTGCCGGCGCCGCTGCGCGACGCCCACTATGCCGGTTCCGCCGGACTGGGACACGGCAAGGGCTACATTTACGCCCACGATGCCCCGCACTCCATCGCCACGCAGCAATACCCGCCGGATGACCTGGTGGGAAAGAACTACTACACGCCAACGGCCAACGGGCATGAACGCGATCTGGGTCCACGACTCACCAGGTTGCGGGAGATCATTCGCGGCTCGTCAAGTAGCACCCCACCCAAAAAGAGCTGA
- the rpsD gene encoding 30S ribosomal protein S4, whose protein sequence is MANNTRARRQARLSRALGIALTPKAAKYLERRPYGPGEHGRARKKQDSDYAVRLREKQRLRAQYGIREAQLTRAFEEAKRTKGMTGENLVEILESRLDALVLRAGFARTTAQARQLVVHRHIMVDGARVDRPSFRVAEGQLIHVHPRSQTMVPLQLAAAGAHRDVLPAVPAYLDVKLESLQARLVRKPKRVEVPVTCEEQLVVEFYSR, encoded by the coding sequence GTGGCTAACAACACACGTGCCCGCCGTCAGGCTCGCCTTTCGCGAGCCCTCGGCATTGCTCTGACCCCGAAGGCAGCTAAGTACCTCGAGCGCCGCCCGTACGGCCCCGGTGAGCACGGCCGCGCCCGCAAGAAGCAGGACAGCGACTACGCCGTACGCTTGCGCGAAAAGCAGCGTCTGCGCGCCCAGTACGGTATCCGCGAAGCACAGCTGACCCGTGCCTTCGAAGAAGCCAAGCGCACCAAGGGCATGACCGGTGAGAACCTGGTTGAGATCTTGGAAAGCCGTTTGGACGCCTTGGTTCTGCGTGCAGGCTTCGCCCGCACCACCGCTCAGGCTCGCCAGCTGGTTGTTCACCGCCACATCATGGTTGACGGCGCCCGCGTGGACCGCCCGTCGTTCCGCGTTGCCGAGGGTCAGCTGATCCACGTGCACCCGCGCAGCCAGACCATGGTTCCGTTGCAGCTCGCTGCAGCCGGCGCTCACCGCGACGTGCTCCCCGCCGTCCCGGCTTACTTGGATGTGAAGTTGGAGAGCCTGCAGGCTCGCCTGGTTCGCAAGCCCAAGCGTGTCGAGGTTCCCGTAACCTGTGAAGAGCAGCTGGTTGTTGAATTCTACTCACGCTAA
- a CDS encoding DUF948 domain-containing protein, with the protein MSGGDIAGLIAAGVFAILVALLAVPILKLGKVFDEIRVTIKQIGDGTTPLIDEVTATVATTNTQLGKVDGISNNVSDATANISALSALVAATIGSPLIKVAAFSYGVRQAFAGRGKPTRARRSR; encoded by the coding sequence ATGAGCGGTGGCGACATTGCAGGACTGATAGCGGCAGGAGTCTTTGCCATCCTAGTGGCGCTGCTGGCAGTGCCCATCCTCAAATTGGGCAAGGTGTTTGATGAGATTCGCGTGACCATCAAACAGATTGGTGACGGCACCACGCCGCTCATCGATGAGGTCACCGCCACGGTTGCCACCACCAACACCCAGCTGGGCAAGGTGGATGGGATTTCCAATAACGTCTCCGACGCCACCGCCAACATCTCGGCGCTCTCCGCTCTCGTGGCCGCAACCATCGGTTCACCATTGATCAAGGTTGCCGCCTTCTCCTACGGCGTCCGCCAAGCCTTTGCCGGCCGCGGGAAACCCACGCGCGCACGGCGCAGCCGCTAA